The Aerococcaceae bacterium DSM 111021 DNA segment TGCATATCCAATGAATTGGCCGATGGGTATGGGACGCAATTTAATCGGTTTATATGATTTATACAATGAGCGCGTAGAGTTAAGAGGTAATGATGAGGAAGAGGAAGATATATTTATTCCTTTAGATGAGGATGGGGAAGTTCAAGGAGAACATACCTTCAAGTCATCTTCAATATATTCACAAGCTTTAGAAGATGCTCAATTATTACATGAGGCTGGAAACGAATTTGATTTAGATAAGATTGCTAATGGTAAGTTGTCACCCGTCTTTTTTGGATCAGCTTTAACAGGTTTTGGTGTTCAAACGTTTTTAGATGCATTCGTTGAATTAGCACCGTCACCAGGTGCCATTGCACTTGAAGGCGAGGGCGAAGTAGATCCAGTAAGTGATGAATTCACAGGATTTATCTTTAAGATTCAAGCGAACATGAACCCAGCTCACCGAGATCGCATTGCTTTTATTCGTATTGCATCTGGTCAGTTTGAACCTGGAATGAATGTGATTTTAAATCGTACACAAAAGAAAATGCGTATGGCTCATACAACACAGTTCATGGCAGATACACGTGAAGAAGTGAGTACAGCGGTCGCTGGTGATATTATTGGATTATATGATACAGGAAACCTTCAAATTGGTGATACTATTTATAGTGGTAAAAAACCAGTTGAGTTTCCTTCTTTACCTCAATTTACACCCGAAATGTTTATGAAGGTAAGTCCGAAGAATGTTATGAAGCAAAAATCATTCCATAAAGGGATTGAACAATTAGTACAAGAAGGTGCCATTCAATTGTACAAAACATACCATACTGAAGAATATATAATTGGTGCTGTTGGACAGCTTCAATTCGAAGTGTTCCAATATCGTTTACTGAACGAGTATAATGCAGAAGTAGATATGACACCAATGGGAAGCAAAATAGCTCGCTGGATTAAATCAGAAGATTTAGACCCGAATATGTCATCTAGTCGGAACTTACTTGTACGTGACCGCTTCGGCTCACCAGTATTCTTATTTGAGAATCAGTTTGCTGAACGTTGGTTTAAAGATAAGTATCCAGATATTGAATTAGAGCAACTATTATAATAATATTATAAAGCAAATAAATGGTGGTATTAAGCTAGGAAGTTGACTTTGTATATCAATCAAAATAAAAATAGAGTTTTATATTGTTGAAACTCAAAATAAATGGTATTCTTATAGAAGTAAGGGTTTTATTTTAAACTCATATTAAAATTTCATTTATAAAGGAGATTTTTCGAATGGAAAAGAAAGAATTTAACGTAGTAGCTGAGACAGGGATTCACGCACGTCCCGCGACTTTATTGGTACAAACTGCAAGCAAATTTGCATCAGACATTAACTTAGAGTATAAAGGTAAGTCAGTTAACCTTAAGTCTATTATGGGAGTTATGTCTTTAGGTGTTGGTCAAGGTGCTGATGTAGTTATCACTGCAGAAGGTGACGACGAGAAAGAAGCGATCGAAGCAATTGCTGAAACAATGAAAAACGAAGGATTATCTGCATAATGGCAAAATTCGAAGTAACTGGAATTGCAGCTAGTGATGGTATAGCAATTGCGCCAGTCTATCTATTGACAGAGCCAGATTTAACTTTTGAACGTACGACTGTAGCAGACGCTGCTGCTGAAGCAATTCGCTTAGATAAAGCGGTTGAACAAGCAACAGCTGAAATTACACAAATTCGCTCAATTGCTGCAGAATCGTTAGGTGAGGAAGAAGCACAAGTTTTCGATGCTCACTTAATGTTCTTATCGGATCCAGAATTTACTGGTCAAGTAAGAGAAAAAGTATCGAATGAAGGCTTAAATGCTGAAGCCGCATTAAATGATGTGAGTGAAATGTTCATTCAAATGTTTAGTGCAATGGAAGATAACGCTTATATGCAAGAACGTGCAGCGGATGTTAAAGACGTTTCAACACGTGTACTTGCAGCTTTATTAGGCGTTAAATTACCTAGCCCAGCAACGATTAGTGAAGAAGTTGTAATTATAGCACATGATTTAACACCAAGTGATACTGCTCAATTAAACAAGCAGTTTGTTAAAGCATTCGTTACCAATATTGGTGGACGTACTTCTCACTCGGCAATCATGGCTCGTTCTTTAGAGATACCTGCAATTGTTGGTACCAAAACGATTGTTTCTGATGTTAAAGATGGTGACTTAGTTATCGTTGATGCAATGGAAGGAACAATTATTGTTGATCCTACTGAAGAACAAATCGTACAATACCAAGAAAAAGCAAAAGCTTTCGAAGACCAAAAAGCAGAGTGGGCAAAACTTGTAGATGCACCATCAGAAACTAAAGATGGTCATGCAGTTGAACTTGCTGCGAATATTGGTACGCCTAAAGATGTTGCTGCTGTACTTGAAAATGGTGCTGAAGCAATCGGTTTATACCGTACTGAATTCTTATATATGGATTCTGCTGACTTCCCAACTGAAGATGAACAATACAATGCTTACCGTGAAGTGCTAGAAGCAATGAATGATAAGCCAGTGGTTGTTCGTACGATGGATATTGGTGGAGATAAAGAATTACCATACTTAGAACTACCAGAGGAAATGAACCCATTCTTAGGTTACCGTGCTATCCGTATCTCATTAGATAAAAAGGATATGTTCAAGACACAATTACGTGCATTACTACGTGCTTCTGTACATGGTAAATTACGTATTATGTTCCCAATGATTGCTACTTTACAAGAATTCCGTGAAGCAAAAGCATTCTTACTTGAAGTTAAAGAAGAATTACTTTCT contains these protein-coding regions:
- a CDS encoding peptide chain release factor 3 — protein: MVNNLEQEVKRRRTFAIISHPDAGKTTITEAMLLYSGAIREAGTVKAKGKKSNKFAKSDWMEIEKQRGISVTSSVMQVDYDGHQVNIVDTPGHEDFSEDTYRTLMAVDAAVMVIDSGKGIEPQTKRLFEVVSHRGIPVFTFINKLDRDGREPLELVAELEDVLGIDAYPMNWPMGMGRNLIGLYDLYNERVELRGNDEEEEDIFIPLDEDGEVQGEHTFKSSSIYSQALEDAQLLHEAGNEFDLDKIANGKLSPVFFGSALTGFGVQTFLDAFVELAPSPGAIALEGEGEVDPVSDEFTGFIFKIQANMNPAHRDRIAFIRIASGQFEPGMNVILNRTQKKMRMAHTTQFMADTREEVSTAVAGDIIGLYDTGNLQIGDTIYSGKKPVEFPSLPQFTPEMFMKVSPKNVMKQKSFHKGIEQLVQEGAIQLYKTYHTEEYIIGAVGQLQFEVFQYRLLNEYNAEVDMTPMGSKIARWIKSEDLDPNMSSSRNLLVRDRFGSPVFLFENQFAERWFKDKYPDIELEQLL
- a CDS encoding phosphocarrier protein HPr translates to MEKKEFNVVAETGIHARPATLLVQTASKFASDINLEYKGKSVNLKSIMGVMSLGVGQGADVVITAEGDDEKEAIEAIAETMKNEGLSA
- the ptsP gene encoding phosphoenolpyruvate--protein phosphotransferase translates to MAKFEVTGIAASDGIAIAPVYLLTEPDLTFERTTVADAAAEAIRLDKAVEQATAEITQIRSIAAESLGEEEAQVFDAHLMFLSDPEFTGQVREKVSNEGLNAEAALNDVSEMFIQMFSAMEDNAYMQERAADVKDVSTRVLAALLGVKLPSPATISEEVVIIAHDLTPSDTAQLNKQFVKAFVTNIGGRTSHSAIMARSLEIPAIVGTKTIVSDVKDGDLVIVDAMEGTIIVDPTEEQIVQYQEKAKAFEDQKAEWAKLVDAPSETKDGHAVELAANIGTPKDVAAVLENGAEAIGLYRTEFLYMDSADFPTEDEQYNAYREVLEAMNDKPVVVRTMDIGGDKELPYLELPEEMNPFLGYRAIRISLDKKDMFKTQLRALLRASVHGKLRIMFPMIATLQEFREAKAFLLEVKEELLSEGVEVSEEIQIGIMVEIPAAAMLADQFAKEVDFFSIGTNDLIQYSMAADRMNERVSYLYQPYNPSILRLIKNVIDASHAEGKWTGMCGEMAGDQTAVPLLLGLGLDEFSMSASSVLKTRSLISRLNLTDMQDLAAKAVNECTSADEVVALVEEATK